The sequence GGTGGCGCAGGAAGTCAGCAAGCTGGCCGACCGCAGCGAGCGGGTGACCAAGGAGATTTCCGGCCACATGGCGGCGACGACCGCGGCGCTGAAGCGAGCCGTGGAGCGGTTTGAGCAAAACCGCCGGGCGCTGCAGCAGGCGCAGGAGGCGCTGCGCTCGCTGGATGAAGCCGCCGGCGGCGTGGCGTCGGGCTCGGCTCGTCTCGAGCAAGTGGTGGCCGACGTCGAAGAGCTGGCCGCGACACAGGGCTTCTTGCAAGAGTCCCTGGAACAAATTCATTACCACTCCCTGGCCGTCCACCAGTCCGCCGAGGCGCTGGCCCGGCAGCTGCCGTCGACGGTGGACGCGGTCGACCGCCTGTGGGCCGCCTCGCTGCCGCAAGACGGCCGGGCGATGGTGCACAATCTGGATCAGTTCGAGGAGCGCATTGCACGGGCGCTGGAGCGGGACGAGCCGCACCTGGCGCAGCAGGCGGTGGACAGCGCGCTGGGGGCGGGTCTCGAGCCGGCAGCGCTGCTGGAGCGGCTGGCCGCTGCGGCGGCGCGGGCGTTTCGCGCCGACGACTACGGTCAGCGCCCGGCCATCAGCCACTTCCGCAACGCGCGCATCTTGGAGAGCGTGCTCAACCGGCTGGAGCCGCTCATCGGCGAGCGGAAGCACCACCGCGGCACCGTCGTCATGGGCAACGCGTGGCAGGACTACCATGACCTGGGGCGGCGCATCGTCTGCATCACACTGCGGGCCGCGGGCTTTCGCGTCATCGACCTGGGCCTGAGCGTGCCCAACGAGGTGCTGGCGGAGACGGCCATCAAAGAAGGGGCGCGCGTCATCGGCGTCTCGTCGCTGCTGCTCAGCACAGCCAAGCATATTCCGAAGCTGAAAGAAGAGCTAATCCGCCGCGGCCGGCCCGACATTCGCGTCATCGTCGGCGGCGCGCCTTTCCTGGTGGATCCGCGGCTACGGGATCAGTTCGGCGCCGACGGAGTGGGGCGGACGCCGCAAGATGCGGTGCGGCTCGTGGAGTACGTGTACGCGACGGCCGGCAACGGCAGGGTCGGAACAGGCGGAGGGTGGCGCGGGTGAACAGTCTGCAGCGGGTGCTGGCCGCGGTCAACGGCGAGGCGATGGACCGGCCGCCGGTGCTGCCGGTCATGCTCATGCAGGGAGCGAAGGAGCTGGGCTTGTCGCTTCCGGCCTATTTCGAGACGCCCAACCGGCTGGCGGAGGGACAACTGCGCTTGCTGGACCGCTTCGGCCACGACGGCGTGTTCGCGTTTCCCCATATCGTCCAGGACGTGCTGCCGTGGGGATCGACGCTGACCTTCCACGAAGACGGCCCGCCCACGGTGGGCAAGATGGTCATCCGGCGCTTCGAGGACATCGACGAGCTGGTCGTGCCGGATCCCACGGCGCACCCGTACTTGCGCTACACGCTGGACGCGGCGTCGACGCTGGCCCGGCGCGTCGGCGGCGAAAAACTTGTCGTCGGCGCTATCATCGGCCCTTTTTCGCTGCCGTCGATGCTGATGGGCACGAAAAAGTTCCTGGAGCTGCTGGACGACGCCCCGCTGCGCGAACGGTATTTCCGGCGTCTGATGGATGCCATGGTGGAGTTCACGGCCCGCTGGGCCCAGGCGCAGCTGGAGGCCGGGTGCCACTTGGTCGTGTTCGCGGAGGGCATCGCGTCCGCGACCATCATCGACGAGGACACTTTCCTGCGCTACGCCAAGCCCGTCATCGAGCAATTCGTGGAACGCGTCACCCGCTCCGGCGCTGCCGGCTTGCTGGGGCTGGAATTCGTGGGACACGGCTTGCCGTTTTTGCCGTACGTGCGGGACTTGAACGTCGCGGCGTTTCTCGTGGGCGAGTCGGATCCCGTCGCCGAGGTGCGGCGCGCCATCGGTCCGAGGCGGGCCATCGTCGGCAACATCAACAATCTGAAACTGCTGCGCTGGGGACCCGAGCGGGTGCAGTTCGAGGCGCGGCGGCTCATCGCCCAAGCGGGCAAAGGATTCGTCTTGTCCAACCAAGGGCCCGAGGTTCCGTGGGAGGTGCCGTACCCGGTCATCGAGGCGCTGGTGCGGGCCGCGACGGGCTAGGCCGGGCGTCTAGACCCGGCCGTGTCCTTGCAGCCGCGCGGCCAGGTGGGCGACGATTTTGGGCCCGTGGAAGCGGCCGTTTTCGATCATGAGGTGGTTGGGCTCATGCCCCCCGGCGGCCACTCCCGCCAGGTATACGCCGGGCACGTTGGTCTCCATCGTCTCTTCGTCGTACACCGGCGCGCCCGTCTCGGGGTCAATCCGCACTCCCAGCTTGACCAAGAGCGAATGGTCCGGCTCGTACCCGGTCATGGCCAGCACGAAATCCGCCGGCAGCGTGAAGCGCCGCGTGCCTTCCTGCACGAGGTGCACTTTGTCCCGCTCGATGCGCTCCACGACGGTGTTGAAATACGCCTTGATTTCCCCGTCGCGCAGTCGCGCGTCGAGGTCCGGCCGAATCCACGGCTTGATGGTATCCGACAGCGTCGCCTCGCGGTGCACCAGCGTCACGTCGGCCCCGTGGCGGAACAGCTCCAGCGCCACCTGCGCGGCGGAGTTGCCCGCGCCGATGACGATCACTTTCTGGCGGAAATACAGGTACGGATTGTCGTAGTGGTGCTTTACGTGCTCGAGCTCTTCGCCCGGCACGCCCAAGAGGCGCGGCGAGTCGTAATAGCCCGTGGCGATGACGACGGCGCGGCTGAAGTACCGGCGCGGCCGGCCGGTGCGGTCGTGCGTGGTGACGACGAAGTCGCCGAACCGCCCCGCCACGTCGACGACCGGCTCGTAAAGGCGCATTTGCACGTCTTCGCGCTCGGCCACTGTACGAAAGTATGCGATGGCTTCCGCCCGGGTCGGCCGCAAGTGGGGCAGGGAGAAGGGAATGCCGCCGATCTCCAGGCGCTCGGCCGAGCTGAAAAAGGTCATCGTTTCGGGAAAGTGCACGAGGGTGTTCAGGAAAGCGCCCTTTTCGATAATGAGGTGCGACAGCCCTCGGCGTTTGGCCGCGACGGCGCAGGCCAGGCCGCACGGCCCGCCGCCGACGATGATGAGGTCGAGTTTTCCGGTCACGGCGATACCCCCGTGGCTGAATTATATCACGCGGCGGGGGAATGGTCCCCGCGGCGAGGTTTCGGCCACGCGTTCTCGTTTCGCGGCGGCGCTGGGGCCTCTACGGATTGTGCGCAACGGGCTGGAGGTAGCTTGCGCTCGGCGCGAGGGGACGCCAGCGGACAGCCGGGGAGCAGGTGGAGAGGGTCACGGATGCGTATCAGGCGAGTACGAAAAACGTCCGTACGATGGTCTGAAGCGAGCGTTGTGCGACGGCAGGTGTCGCGATGGGAGGGCAGACGCCGGTGGGGTACATGGTACGAAGAGCGCAGCCGGGCGACGTAGACGCCGTCATCGAGGTGGCGCGGGCCGCATGGGAGGCGACGTACGAACACATTTTGCCGCGATGGTTTCGCGAGCGGGCCATCGCCGAGTGGTACGCGCGAGATGGGCTGCTGCGGGCCGTGCAGCAGCCGGGCGGTGCGTTTTTCGTCGCTGAGGACGATGGGGGTCGTCTTGTCGGTTTCGCCCAGGCGTCGCACCGAGGACAGTCGGAGGACGTCGAGCTGTGGCGCATTTACGTCCTGCCGGAGCATCAGCGGCAGGGCTTGGGCCGGCGGCTCCTGCAGGCGTGTGTCGAAGCGCTGGGTTCCGTGCGGCCGGTGCGCCGGGTGTACGTACAAGTGGAGACGGAGAACGAGCCGGCGGTCAGGGCGTATACGGCGTGGGGGTTTCGCCTCGTACGGCAGTACGAGGAGCGCATTTTCGACTACCCGTGCCGGATGACGGAGCTTTGTCTCGAAATCGATGCGGACAGCGTCGACCTTGCGAGAGCTTGAAGCCAGGAGCGGCCGGCGCCGCGCAGGCCGCACGGACAGCGCAAGTCACGCGTGCTCGGGTTACTCGTCGCGCGAGCGGGGCACGGCGTACAAATTCTCGTTTCGCAAGCGTTCCTCGTACTCGCTCCGCAGAATCGAGTACATGAGCAGGTCGTGATACTCGCCGAAGCGGAACGTGGCCTGCCGGAGCGTGCCTTCGTACGTCATGCCGATCTTTTGCAGCACGCGGCCCGACGCCGGGTTGTGCTCCATGTGGCATGCTTGGATGCGGTTGAGCCCCAGCGCCTCAAACCCGTACTTGACCAGAGCCGCGGCGGCTTCCGTGGCGTAGCCGCGGTTCCAGTACGGATACCCGATCCAGTAGCCCACTTCCGCCGAATTGGCCAGATGATTGATCTCAAGCCCGATGGAACCGATGAACAAGCCGTCGTCGCCGACCTCCGCGAGGTCTTCCGGAGTGGCCGTTTCGTGAACGAACTCGGGCTTCACGACGACGGCCAGGTGCAAACGCCGGCCTTTGACCAGGCCGTCCAGCGCGACGTCGATCCAGGCCTCGGCCATGCCGTCCTCGTACGGGTGCGGCAGCGCCGACACCGTCTTGGCCACTTCCCGGTGGCCCGCCAGCTTCTGGATCCGCGTCGCGTCCGAAGAGCGGTAAGGCCGCAGAAGCAAGCGCCGCGTCTCGATGCAATCAAACTCCGACAGCGCCAGCACGATGCGATATTGGTCGAAGTTTCCTTCCGGTCCGGGTTGAAAGGGGTAAACTTGCACCACCGCCTCCAGGTTGATGGGGCCATAGACGTGCGGGTACGGTTCCGCGCCGCCGGAGGTGTTTTCGTAGACCACCGGAGACGTGAGCTTGGCCGGGTCGATGCGCAGCAGGGTCAAGTTGGACACGCCCCGGAAGAGCGCGTTGGCGACGCGCACCACTTGGTCGCGGCCCGAGCAGTGGATAAAGCCCTGCGTCTCCAGCGAGTCGGCGCGATACTCGCCCGCCTCCTTGGCCCGCTCCCAGTCAGCCGTCGCGGCAATATGGTATATCACGAGGGGTCACTCCTTTGGCCAACCTTTGCCCAATTATACCAACGGCGCGCGGCGCCGCAAAGCCCGGAGAAGGCCGGCGCCCGGCGGGAGCGGGGTCTCTACAAGCGCAGCGCCAGCCACAGGCCCGCCACGGCGGCCGCCAGCAGCAGCGGCACGGTGACGACGCCGATGCGGACATACAGCAGCCCGGGCACGCGCAAGCCCTTCTTGCCGATGATGGACAGCGACAGCATGGTGGCCAGCGAGCCGATGACGGTGAGATTGGGCCCCAGGTTGGTGCCCAGCAGGGCGGCGTAAACGGCGCCCAGCCCCACCTGGCCGGAGAGGACGGGTTCAGCCAGGCTGTCGGAGGCCACCAGCAGCATGGGCAAGTTGTTGATGAGGTTGGAACCGAGCGCCGTCGTGGCCGCGATGGTGAAAAGCTGCGCCAGCGAGTCGGCGTCGCCTCCTTGCAAGAGGAACGTGCGCGCCAGCTCGCTCAAGCCCGATTTGCCCACGCCGCGCAAGATGAGAAACAGCGAGAAGACGAAAGGCAATAGGTCCCACGCAATCTCCGTCGCCAGCTGGCGCCAGCGCAGCTGCGCCAAGGCCAGCTCGACGCCGGCCATGACAACCCCGCCGGCCAGCGCCACCGCCCACAGTTCCCAGCCGAAGAAAGGCGCGGCCGCCAGGCCCAGCAGGACCGCGGCAAGCATGACCAGGTTGCGCTGCAAGCGCCTTGGGTCAGACTTCCAACCGGCCTCGCCGCTCGCGGCCGCCTGCTCCAGCGGCGCCGGCGAAAACCGCTTGGGAATGTCGCGCCGGAACAACCAGAGGAAAAACGCCACGTTGACGACGATGGCCGCCGCGGCCGGCAGCGCCATGACCGTCGCGAACTGCCAGAACGGAATGTCGAAACGGTTCCAGACGATGAGGTTGGTCAAGTTGCTGACGGGCAGCAGCAGCGACGCCGTGTTGGCCACGTACGTCGTGGCGAAGACGAACGGCAGCGGCGGCAAGCCCAGCGCGGTGACGAGGTTGTACACGATGGGCGCCAGCACGACGGCCGTCGTGTCCAGGGAAAACCAAATGGTCACGAACACGCCGGTCAAGTAAAGGCCTACGTACAGCAGCACGCCGTTGCCGCGGCTGAGCCGGGCCGTGTGGTAGGCGAGCCACGAGAAGACGCCGGCCTGGTCAGCGACGTAGCCCACCAGGAGCATGCCGGCGAGAAAGACGAGCACCGTGCCCGTCTCCGCCCACAGATCCGCCACGTCGCCCGGCCCCACCAACCTCAGCGCATACATGACCACGGCGCCGGCCAGGGCGAACCACATTTCTTTGATGCCGCGCGGCCGCCACAAGATGAAAAACAGCGTGATGAGGAAAATCGTCAAGGGGGCGATCAGGTGGGTCAGCCTCCGTTTCCGACGGTTACTGTAGCACCCGGTCAGCGCTTCCGCAAGAGGGAACGGCCAGGACGTTCGCGTGCGGGCGCGGAAGATCATCCATACGCGGGCCACCGGCGGAGGAGCGCCGGTGAGCGACGACCGGGAGGGGGCTGCGCGAGGTGGCGGAAAGGCGGAAGCACGCGCTGGTGGTCGGCGGCACCGGGATGCTGCGGGGACTCACGCTGGCGCTGGCGGAAGAGGGCTACGCCGTCTCGGTCATCGCCCGGACCGCCGCCCGCCTCGACTCGCTGGCCGCGGCGGCGAAAGATGCGCCAGGCCTCATCAACCCGCTGTCTCTTGACTACCGCGACGGCACGCGGCTGCAAGAGGCCCTGCGGCGAGCCGCCGGCCAGTTCGGGCCCATCGTTCTCGCGGTTTGCTGGATTCACTCGACCGCGCCCGCTGCCCTGCGGCAGATCGCGGAAGTCATCGGCGAAAGCGGGGCACCTTGCCGCCTGTTTCATGTCCGCGGCAGCGCCGTCGCCAATCCCGCCGCCGAGGCGAAACGGCTGCCGGAGTGGCTGGGGCGGTACCCCAGCATCCAGTATCGCCAAGTCATTCTCGGTTTCGTCATCGAGCACGGCCGGTCGCGCTGGTTGACGCACCAGGAAATCAGCGGCGGGGTGCTGGCCGCCGTGCGGGCCGACCGGGAGTTGTCCATCGTCGGCACGGTGGAGCCGTGGTCGCTGCGGCCGTAGGGTCACTAGGGCTGTCGGAGCACACAGGCGCGGATCCGGGAAGCTCGGGGACGCGTCGGCGCGTGCGGCGCAGGCCCCGTAGCCTCTTGGGCCGAAGACGTTTTGGACGCAGCGAGACGGATTCTCGACGACGCAGCCGTGAAACCTTTTTGACAGTGATTTCGCGCGACGCCGCCGGTCGGCGTCGCCAAGAAAGCATGTGCATGGCAGGGAGTGACGGACGGCCTTGGCTTTCGTGGCAACAGACGCGCTGGCCGGCCCGGACCGCTTTGAGCTGGAAGGGCGGCCAGTGCCGGAAACGCTGCTCAACGACGTGGTTCGCCTCTTGTGCCGTCACCGCTCGGTGCGATCGTATCGGCCCGATCCGCTGCCGGAGGGCGTGCTGGAGGTGCTGGTGACGGCGGCTCAGAGCGCGTCGACGTCGCGCCACTTCCAGGCGTACAGCATCGTCGCCGTGCAGGACCCGGAGCGCAAGAAGCGGCTGGCGGAGCTGAGCAACAACGGGTTCGTCGCCGACGCGCCGCTGGTGCTGGTCTTTTGCCCGGACCTGCATCGCCTGGAGGCGGTCAGCCGCCGGCAAGGGTACGAATTCGCCGAGCGGGGCATGGACATGTTCCTCCAGGCCGTGGTCGACACGGCGCTGGCGGCGCAAAACGCGGCCATCGCCGCGGAAAGCCTCGGGCTCGGCATTTGCTACATCGGCGGCATCCGGGATGCCGTCGTAGAGGTGGCGGAGCTGCTGCGGCTGCCGCCGCGCACTTTTGCCCTTTTCGCCATGACTGTGGGCTATCCGGCCGGCCCGACGCACGTCCGGCCTCGGCTGCCCATGGACGTTGTGTTGCACCGGGAGACGTACAGCGACGACAAGCTGGAGGAAGGTTTGCGGCGGTACGATGAAATCACGGCGGCCAGCGGGATCTACGCGCGACGGGCCGCGCCGGAAGACGGAGGGGAGCCTCGCCTTTACGGCTGGTGTGAGCACACAGCCCGGCGCCTGGCGCGTCCCCATCCTAAGCGGGCCGCCCTGCGCCGTCAGCTCGAGGAGCTAGGCTGGGAGTTCTAGACCGGCCCAGGTAGGCAGCGGGAAGAACTTGGTGCGGGGCCGCAGACCGTGTTGGCCGGCTATACCAGCGCCGCCGGCGGCAGCGCCTCCCCCTGGGGCGTCGGGTACGCAGGCCGCGGCGCCAGCGGACCCGGCATGCTTCGGTATGCGGTACCCGGCCCGGGGAGCGGGGACGCACCCGCTCCCCGGGCTGCGGCTTACTTGAGCACCAGCTGGAACCCTTGCCGGAAGTACTTCGAGAAGATCAGGAAGAGGATCAGGATAGGCAGCGTGAGAATCACGCTGGCTGCATACAACCCGCCCGGGTAGTTGCCGTAGGGGCCGCTCATGGTGGCGATGAGGACGTTCAGGGTCATCAAGTTCTCGTCCTGGACGATGATCAGGTCCCAGAGCAGCTCGCTCCACCGTTCCATGAAAAGGAACAGCGTGATGACGGTGGTGATGGGAATCGACATGGGCAAAGCGATCCGGAAAACGATGCCCAGCTCCGACAGGCCGTCGATGCGGGCCGCGTCGATGATGTCCTGCGGGATGGACTTAAAGAACGACGTGAACATGAAGATGGCCCACAGGCTCACCGCTTTGGGCACGATCATGCCCCAGTAGGTGTCGTAGAGCCCCAGCGCCCGCACGATGAGGAAGGTGGGCACCAGGAGGACGATGGCCGGGTAGAACATCTGGAACAGGATGATGTTGTAGACGGTTTGCTGCCCCCGGAAGCGGAGCCGGGAGAGCGCGTAGCCAACCACCAGGCCGCACACGACCATGAGGAACGTGGAGCCGGCCGTTACGATGGCGCTGTTCAGCAACGCCCGTAGCCAGGGCTTGGGCGCCACGGTCCGCGAGCCCTGCAGGAGCCATTCGTACGACCGCAGCGTGAGCTCCGTCGGGATAAACCGCCGGTTCACTTCGTTCCACGGCGCCAGCGAATGGAGCACCATGTACAGATAAGGCGTGACGGCGACCAACACCCCCGCCACGGCCAGCAGGTACTTCAGCCCCTCTTTGGCGTAGCGGCGCCAGACGATTCGCCGCGCCGGCACGGCGACGACGGGTTTCCGGCCGAGCATTGCCTGCAAGCGTGCCACGGCGTTCCCTCCTTAGTCCACCCAGCCCAGGTTCCGGCCCCACCGCTCCATGATGCGGCGGACGATCATGACCGTGATGAACACGGCCAGCGCGTTTAGCGTGGAAATGGCCGTCGCGTAGCCGGAGCGGAGGGCGGAGAAGGCTTGATAGTAGATCTCCAAGTGCCAGGTATGGGTGGCCAGATCGGGCCCACCCTTGGTCAGCACGTACGGCTCGGTGAAGATGCCGAACATGAGCCCGACCATGAGGATGAGCACCGAGTAGAGGGCCGGGTAGAGCATGGGCAGCGTGATGGACCAGAACGTCCGCCACGAGCTGGCGCCGTCGATTTGCGCGGCCTCATACAGTTCCTTCGGGATTGACTGCAGCCCCGCCAGGAAAATGAGGGCGTAATACCCCGAGAACTTCCACACGATCATCAAGCTGATGATCAGGATGGCCAGCCAGGGGTTGCCCAGCCAGTCGGGCACGTAGCCGAAGTTGTTGAGGAAGAAACGGCCGACGGGGCTGTTGAAGGCGAGCGCGCCCCGGACCACCAGGGAGACGGCCACGCCCGAGGCCAGATAGGGCAGGAAAAACCCGACGGCAAACAGGCCCTGGAACCGCTTGAGCGAGTTCACCAGCAGGGCGATGGCCAGCGAGACCGCGAGGCCCAAAGGCACTACGAAGATCATGAAGCGGAAGGACGACAAGAACGCCTGCTGCACCCGCCGGCTCTGCAGGGCCTCCAGAAAGTTCTGCAGGCCCACCCACCGCCAGTCGGGCGCAATCAGGTTCCAGTCGCTGAAGACCAAAACGACGCTCCAGAGGAGCGGGAGAAAAAAGAATATGATGGCAAAAAGGAGGTAAGGGGAAGCCATGAGCCATCCCCTTACCTCCTGCATGCGCCGGCTCATGGACATTCACCTACCGGTCCAAGATCGCCTGGATCGCTGCCTTCGCGTCCCGCCAAGCCTGCTCCGGGCTCTTCCGGCCAGCGATCAACGGCAGGAGGCCTTCATCGGACAACGTGGTCTGGATGTCCGCGAAGCGGGAGTTCGTGAACGGCGGCACCGCGTACGGCAGCGCTTCCGCGTACGGCAACAGGACCGGCTTCTCTTCGAAGAACGTCCGGAAGATCGGGTTCACCGACAGGTCGTCGCGGACCGGCGGTAGCCCAGTCACTTCGAGCCAGAGCAGGTCGTTGGCCGGGTCGGAGAAGACCCACTTGATGAACTCGAACAACGCCTGCTGCTCTGCCGGCGAGCTCTGGGCATAGATGACCAGGCCCTTGGCGTCGGCGAACGTCTTCACCGGCGCGTCCGCCGGGTAGTCGTCGGGCACCGGCGGCGGCGTCAGGACGAAGTGCACGCCGTACTCCAGCTCGGGGAACCGCTCAGCCCAGTCGGAGAACGTCCACGGGCCCAGCTCCTGCCAGATGCTCAGCCCCGTGGGGAACGGGTCGGTGACCGCCTGGGTGAGGAGCAGCTGGTTGTCGCTCAGGTCCTTGTAGAACTGGAAGACCTTGACGGCCGCCTCCTCATCGGCGGTAATCTCCGAGCCGCTGATGAACGGCTGGCCGTCGCTGGCCGCGTTGTAGAGGAGCAAGTAGTCAAACCAGCGTTCCCACCAAGCGTTCTGGACCAGGGCCTGACGGGCCAGGAGATACATGCTCCGGTCTCGCTCCCGGAGCCGCTTGCCCACTTCGATCACTTCGCTGTAGGTGCGCGGCGGCTCCTCGTACCCGAGGTCCTGCAGGATGTCAATCCGCCAGCCGAAGAGCATGGCGTTGGCGTAAATCGGCAGGATATAGAAATGCCCGTCCGGGAACCGCCAGGCCTCGATGCTCTGTTCCATGTTGCGGGCCTTGATGAGCTCCTCCCAGCCGGGCAAGGTGTCGAGAGGTACCAGCGCGCCGCTCTCATACAGCTGGCTGCCGAACCCGATGAAGATGTTTTCAGACCCCGTGGGTGCCGTGCCGCCGGCCAGGGCCGTCATAATGGTCGCCTCCGACGAAGGCGATTCGACCATGGCCCGCACGGTGACCCGAATGTCATCCTGGACTGCGTTGAACCGCTCGGCCATCTGACGCCAGAAGACTTCCTGAGGCGGGTTAGGAGCGCTCCAGAAGGTGACCTCCGTCACTGCCTGCGCCGGCGCCGCCATCACCAGCGCGAGCCCCAAGGCGACGACACACGCGAGGAACCGTTTCATGCGTCGAACCTCCTCCCAGAAGTCTCGAGCTCCCGATGGCTGCGCACGATGAAGCTGCGGGTTCGGTGTGTGAGATCTCTCCTCCCTCGGCCCCAGTGGGGGGTGTGGAGCCGCTCCGGATGGGCGGCCCGAGCCAGTAGAGGAAACTGGCAATTCCTAAATTCGACGTTTTCCGATAGCTCTCCTCTCGGGACAAACGTCCCGTTTCGGCGGTGCTTCAGGCCCGGCTCCGGAACGGCTCCAGGCTGGCCAGGACTTCGTCCACCGTGGTCACGGCCACCGCGATGGACTCGTCGGCCGCGCCGTAGTAGATGCGCAGCGTCCCGTCGGCTTCGACGACCGTGCCGCAAGTGAAGACGGTGTTGGGGAAGAAGCCGTCGGTCTCGTAGGGCAACTCCGGGAGCATGATGGGCTCTTCGGAGCGGGCCCGCACGACGTAAGGCGCTTCACCGTCCAGCAGCAGGGCCCCGAGGCCGTACCGGCGCCCGTCGGTGCCGTGGTAGATGGAAAGCCACCCTTCCCGCGTGAGGAAAGGCACGCCGCCCGCGCCGAGCCGGACGCCGTCCCAGCGACCCGGGCGGACGCTCAGGATGTGATGGTGCTCGCCCCAGTGGACCAAATCCGGCGAGAAGGCGAGCCACATGTCGGGGCGGCCGATGGTCAGGTCGCTGGGCCGGTGCAAGGCCACGTACCGCCCACCCACGCGCTCCGGGAAGAGGACCACGTCTTTGTTGCTGGGCGGGAAAATGACCCCCAGGCGGCGGAAGCGGCGGAAGTCTTCCGTCTCGGCCAGCGACACGGTGACGCCCAGGTGGGAGACGGAGGTGTAGGCGATGACGTACCGCCCTTCCAGCGGCGTGATGCGCGGGTCCTCGAGGCCGTACCACTCGTAGCGCGTCTCCGGCACGAGGGCCGGCTCGGGATCGATCTGGAAGTGAACGCCGTCCGTGCTCCGGGCCACGCGCAGGTGGGAGATGGACGTGAGGTACACCCGGCCCCGGTAGACGACGATGCGGGGATCGGACACGTCGATGTCGGGGTCGTCGCGCCGCACGCGGAGAATCTCGATCCCCTCACCGT is a genomic window of Bacillota bacterium containing:
- a CDS encoding glycosidase, producing MVRREPARPIITPDQIPPSRPDVEVIGAFNPGAVRAGSEIVLLIRVAERPLCPEPDWVAFPVVRPDGEGIEILRVRRDDPDIDVSDPRIVVYRGRVYLTSISHLRVARSTDGVHFQIDPEPALVPETRYEWYGLEDPRITPLEGRYVIAYTSVSHLGVTVSLAETEDFRRFRRLGVIFPPSNKDVVLFPERVGGRYVALHRPSDLTIGRPDMWLAFSPDLVHWGEHHHILSVRPGRWDGVRLGAGGVPFLTREGWLSIYHGTDGRRYGLGALLLDGEAPYVVRARSEEPIMLPELPYETDGFFPNTVFTCGTVVEADGTLRIYYGAADESIAVAVTTVDEVLASLEPFRSRA
- a CDS encoding sugar ABC transporter permease, with product MLGRKPVVAVPARRIVWRRYAKEGLKYLLAVAGVLVAVTPYLYMVLHSLAPWNEVNRRFIPTELTLRSYEWLLQGSRTVAPKPWLRALLNSAIVTAGSTFLMVVCGLVVGYALSRLRFRGQQTVYNIILFQMFYPAIVLLVPTFLIVRALGLYDTYWGMIVPKAVSLWAIFMFTSFFKSIPQDIIDAARIDGLSELGIVFRIALPMSIPITTVITLFLFMERWSELLWDLIIVQDENLMTLNVLIATMSGPYGNYPGGLYAASVILTLPILILFLIFSKYFRQGFQLVLK
- a CDS encoding short-chain dehydrogenase, whose protein sequence is MAERRKHALVVGGTGMLRGLTLALAEEGYAVSVIARTAARLDSLAAAAKDAPGLINPLSLDYRDGTRLQEALRRAAGQFGPIVLAVCWIHSTAPAALRQIAEVIGESGAPCRLFHVRGSAVANPAAEAKRLPEWLGRYPSIQYRQVILGFVIEHGRSRWLTHQEISGGVLAAVRADRELSIVGTVEPWSLRP
- a CDS encoding NADPH-dependent oxidoreductase encodes the protein MAFVATDALAGPDRFELEGRPVPETLLNDVVRLLCRHRSVRSYRPDPLPEGVLEVLVTAAQSASTSRHFQAYSIVAVQDPERKKRLAELSNNGFVADAPLVLVFCPDLHRLEAVSRRQGYEFAERGMDMFLQAVVDTALAAQNAAIAAESLGLGICYIGGIRDAVVEVAELLRLPPRTFALFAMTVGYPAGPTHVRPRLPMDVVLHRETYSDDKLEEGLRRYDEITAASGIYARRAAPEDGGEPRLYGWCEHTARRLARPHPKRAALRRQLEELGWEF
- a CDS encoding sugar ABC transporter substrate-binding protein; the encoded protein is MKRFLACVVALGLALVMAAPAQAVTEVTFWSAPNPPQEVFWRQMAERFNAVQDDIRVTVRAMVESPSSEATIMTALAGGTAPTGSENIFIGFGSQLYESGALVPLDTLPGWEELIKARNMEQSIEAWRFPDGHFYILPIYANAMLFGWRIDILQDLGYEEPPRTYSEVIEVGKRLRERDRSMYLLARQALVQNAWWERWFDYLLLYNAASDGQPFISGSEITADEEAAVKVFQFYKDLSDNQLLLTQAVTDPFPTGLSIWQELGPWTFSDWAERFPELEYGVHFVLTPPPVPDDYPADAPVKTFADAKGLVIYAQSSPAEQQALFEFIKWVFSDPANDLLWLEVTGLPPVRDDLSVNPIFRTFFEEKPVLLPYAEALPYAVPPFTNSRFADIQTTLSDEGLLPLIAGRKSPEQAWRDAKAAIQAILDR
- a CDS encoding sugar ABC transporter permease; the encoded protein is MSRRMQEVRGWLMASPYLLFAIIFFFLPLLWSVVLVFSDWNLIAPDWRWVGLQNFLEALQSRRVQQAFLSSFRFMIFVVPLGLAVSLAIALLVNSLKRFQGLFAVGFFLPYLASGVAVSLVVRGALAFNSPVGRFFLNNFGYVPDWLGNPWLAILIISLMIVWKFSGYYALIFLAGLQSIPKELYEAAQIDGASSWRTFWSITLPMLYPALYSVLILMVGLMFGIFTEPYVLTKGGPDLATHTWHLEIYYQAFSALRSGYATAISTLNALAVFITVMIVRRIMERWGRNLGWVD